From one Gracilinanus agilis isolate LMUSP501 chromosome 5, AgileGrace, whole genome shotgun sequence genomic stretch:
- the LMOD2 gene encoding leiomodin-2 isoform X1, with amino-acid sequence MSTFGYRRELSKYESIDEDELLASLSAEELKELERELEDIEPSRNLPVGLRQKSLTEKTPTGTFSREALMAYWEKETKKLLEKERLGESDKGTEEDKEDSEEELIFTESNSEVSEEVYTEEEEEEEEEEEESEEEEEEEEDKEERKPKVLEGFQGSPNCEQSRSDSPKPKTFKSQVENINLTNGHSGRNTDSPTAMHPCGNPTVIEDALERVKNNDPDTTEVNLNNIENITTQNLSRFAEALKDNTMVKTFNLANTRADDTAAIAIAEMLKVNQHITSVNIESNFITGKGILAIMRALQHNTVLTELRFHNQRHIMGSQVEMEIVKLLKENTTLVRLGYHFELAGPRMSMTSILTRNMDKQRQKRMQEQKQQEGYDGGSNFRTKVWQRGTPGSSPYASPRHSPWSSPKLPKKVQSVRSRPPSPAAPSPPPPPPPPPPPPPPPPHVSPLPPPPPPPPPPLPEKKLITRNIAEVIKQQENAQRALQNGQKKKKGKKIKKQPNNILKEIKNSLRSVQEKKAEESSRPSTPQRSAHDSLMDEIRGSSIRQLRRVEVPEALR; translated from the exons ATGTCTACCTTTGGCTACAGGAGAGAACTAAGTAAATATGAATCCATCGATGAGGATGAACTGCTTGCTTCCCTGTCAGCCGAGGAGCTGAAGGAACtggagagagagctggaagaTATCGAACCCAGTCGGAATCTACCAGTGGGACTAAGGCAGAAAAGTCTGACAGAGAAAACCCCTACTGGGACATTCAGCAGAGAGGCATTGATGGCCTACTGGGAGAAAGAGACCAAAAAGCTTCTGGAGAAAGAGAGGCTAGGGGAGAGCGACAAG GGTACAGAAGAAGACAAAGAGGACAGTGAGGAAGAACTCATCTTTACAGAAAGCAACAGTGAGGTTTCCGAAGAGGTTTAtactgaagaggaagaagaagaggaagaagaggaagaagaaagtgaagaagaagaagaagaagaagaagataaagaagaaaggaagcccAAAGTCCTGGAGGGCTTTCAGGGATCTCCGAATTGTGAACAAAGTCGTTCTGATAGCCCTAAACCAAAAACGTTTAAGAGTCAAGTAGAAAATATAAACTTAACTAATGGCCACAGTGGCCGAAACACCGATTCACCTACTGCCATGCACCCTTGTGGAAATCCCACTGTTATCGAGGATGCTTTGGAAAGGGTGAAGAACAATGACCCCGATACCACCGAGGTCAATCTGAACAACATCGAGAACATCACAACTCAGAATCTATCCCGTTTTGCCGAAGCCCTCAAGGACAACACGATGGTGAAAACATTCAACCTGGCCAATACGCGGGCTGATGACACTGCAGCCATTGCCATTGCAGAGATGCTGAAGGTCAACCAGCACATAACCAGCGTCAACATCGAGTCAAATTTCATCACAGGGAAAGGGATTCTGGCTATCATGAGGGCCCTGCAGCACAACACAGTTCTGACAGAACTGCGGTTTCACAACCAAAGGCATATCATGGGCAGTCAGGTGGAAATGGAGATTGTCAAGTTGCTGAAGGAGAACACAACGCTGGTGAGGCTGGGCTATCACTTTGAACTCGCTGGACCAAGAATGAGCATGACGAGCATTTTGACAAGAAATATGGACAAGCAGAGGCAGAAACGTATGCAGGAGCAAAAGCAACAAGAGGGGTATGATGGGGGATCCAACTTCAGAACCAAAGTTTGGCAGAGGGGAACTCCTGGCTCGTCACCTTATGCCTCCCCTAGACATTCTCCCTGGTCATCTCCAAAGCTGCCTAAGAAAGTCCAGTCTGTAAGGAGTCGACCTCCATCTCCTGCGGCTCcatctccacctcctcctccaccgccaccaccaccacctcctcctcctcctcctcatgtGTCACcactacctcctcctcctcctcctccccctcctcctctcccagaGAAAAAGTTAATAACCCGAAACATTGCAGAAGTTATCAAACAACAAGAGAATGCCCAAAGGGCATTGCAAAatggacagaaaaagaaaaaagggaaaaagatcaAAAAACAGCCCAACAATATATTGAAGGAGATAAAAAATTCGTTAAGGTCAGttcaagaaaagaaagcagaagaaagTTCACGACCCTCCACTCCACAGAGATCAGCTCATGATAGCCTCATGGATGAAATTCGGGGAAGCAGCATAAGACAATTAAGAAGG GTGGAAGTACCAGAGGCTCTTCGATAA
- the LMOD2 gene encoding leiomodin-2 isoform X2 has product MSTFGYRRELSKYESIDEDELLASLSAEELKELERELEDIEPSRNLPVGLRQKSLTEKTPTGTFSREALMAYWEKETKKLLEKERLGESDKVQEDKEDSEEELIFTESNSEVSEEVYTEEEEEEEEEEEESEEEEEEEEDKEERKPKVLEGFQGSPNCEQSRSDSPKPKTFKSQVENINLTNGHSGRNTDSPTAMHPCGNPTVIEDALERVKNNDPDTTEVNLNNIENITTQNLSRFAEALKDNTMVKTFNLANTRADDTAAIAIAEMLKVNQHITSVNIESNFITGKGILAIMRALQHNTVLTELRFHNQRHIMGSQVEMEIVKLLKENTTLVRLGYHFELAGPRMSMTSILTRNMDKQRQKRMQEQKQQEGYDGGSNFRTKVWQRGTPGSSPYASPRHSPWSSPKLPKKVQSVRSRPPSPAAPSPPPPPPPPPPPPPPPPHVSPLPPPPPPPPPPLPEKKLITRNIAEVIKQQENAQRALQNGQKKKKGKKIKKQPNNILKEIKNSLRSVQEKKAEESSRPSTPQRSAHDSLMDEIRGSSIRQLRRVEVPEALR; this is encoded by the exons ATGTCTACCTTTGGCTACAGGAGAGAACTAAGTAAATATGAATCCATCGATGAGGATGAACTGCTTGCTTCCCTGTCAGCCGAGGAGCTGAAGGAACtggagagagagctggaagaTATCGAACCCAGTCGGAATCTACCAGTGGGACTAAGGCAGAAAAGTCTGACAGAGAAAACCCCTACTGGGACATTCAGCAGAGAGGCATTGATGGCCTACTGGGAGAAAGAGACCAAAAAGCTTCTGGAGAAAGAGAGGCTAGGGGAGAGCGACAAGGTAC AAGAAGACAAAGAGGACAGTGAGGAAGAACTCATCTTTACAGAAAGCAACAGTGAGGTTTCCGAAGAGGTTTAtactgaagaggaagaagaagaggaagaagaggaagaagaaagtgaagaagaagaagaagaagaagaagataaagaagaaaggaagcccAAAGTCCTGGAGGGCTTTCAGGGATCTCCGAATTGTGAACAAAGTCGTTCTGATAGCCCTAAACCAAAAACGTTTAAGAGTCAAGTAGAAAATATAAACTTAACTAATGGCCACAGTGGCCGAAACACCGATTCACCTACTGCCATGCACCCTTGTGGAAATCCCACTGTTATCGAGGATGCTTTGGAAAGGGTGAAGAACAATGACCCCGATACCACCGAGGTCAATCTGAACAACATCGAGAACATCACAACTCAGAATCTATCCCGTTTTGCCGAAGCCCTCAAGGACAACACGATGGTGAAAACATTCAACCTGGCCAATACGCGGGCTGATGACACTGCAGCCATTGCCATTGCAGAGATGCTGAAGGTCAACCAGCACATAACCAGCGTCAACATCGAGTCAAATTTCATCACAGGGAAAGGGATTCTGGCTATCATGAGGGCCCTGCAGCACAACACAGTTCTGACAGAACTGCGGTTTCACAACCAAAGGCATATCATGGGCAGTCAGGTGGAAATGGAGATTGTCAAGTTGCTGAAGGAGAACACAACGCTGGTGAGGCTGGGCTATCACTTTGAACTCGCTGGACCAAGAATGAGCATGACGAGCATTTTGACAAGAAATATGGACAAGCAGAGGCAGAAACGTATGCAGGAGCAAAAGCAACAAGAGGGGTATGATGGGGGATCCAACTTCAGAACCAAAGTTTGGCAGAGGGGAACTCCTGGCTCGTCACCTTATGCCTCCCCTAGACATTCTCCCTGGTCATCTCCAAAGCTGCCTAAGAAAGTCCAGTCTGTAAGGAGTCGACCTCCATCTCCTGCGGCTCcatctccacctcctcctccaccgccaccaccaccacctcctcctcctcctcctcatgtGTCACcactacctcctcctcctcctcctccccctcctcctctcccagaGAAAAAGTTAATAACCCGAAACATTGCAGAAGTTATCAAACAACAAGAGAATGCCCAAAGGGCATTGCAAAatggacagaaaaagaaaaaagggaaaaagatcaAAAAACAGCCCAACAATATATTGAAGGAGATAAAAAATTCGTTAAGGTCAGttcaagaaaagaaagcagaagaaagTTCACGACCCTCCACTCCACAGAGATCAGCTCATGATAGCCTCATGGATGAAATTCGGGGAAGCAGCATAAGACAATTAAGAAGG GTGGAAGTACCAGAGGCTCTTCGATAA